The following proteins are encoded in a genomic region of Tenacibaculum sp. 190524A05c:
- a CDS encoding DNA topoisomerase IV subunit B, which yields MAQETKYTEDNIRSLDWKEHIRMRPGMYIGKLGDGSSPDDGIYILVKEVLDNSIDEFVMGTGKTIEVSIQGNKVIVRDYGRGIPLGKVVDVVSKMNTGGKYDSRAFKKSVGLNGVGTKAVNALSTYFRVESTRDGKSASAEFEKGNLTNQDFLEETTRRRGTKVTFIADDAIFKNYKYRPEYVIKLLKNYVYLNPGLTIVFNGEKFHSENGLKDLLEDNNNQEDMMYPIIHLKGDDIEVAMTHSKTQYSEEYHSFVNGQNTTQGGTHQAAFREAVVKTIREFYGKNFDASDVRKSIIAAISIKVMEPVFESQTKTKLGSTEMGGDLPTVRTYINDFIKTKLDNFLHKNQEIAEILQKKILQAEKERKELSGIRKLARDRAKKASLHNKKLRDCRIHFGDTKKEDYLNTTLFITEGDSASGSITKSRNVNTQAVFSLKGKPLNSYGLTKKIVYENEEFNLLQAALNIEDGLEGLRYNNIVIATDADVDGMHIRLLLITFFLQFFPEVIKEGHLYILETPLFRVRNKKETHYCYSETEKQEAIQKLRGKPEITRFKGLGEISPNEFVYFIGEDMRLDPVMLDKDMSIDQMLQFYMGKNTPDRQKFIIENLKVEQDLVTTEE from the coding sequence ATGGCGCAAGAAACAAAATATACCGAAGATAATATACGATCACTCGACTGGAAGGAGCATATCCGTATGCGACCGGGGATGTATATCGGTAAATTAGGAGATGGATCATCTCCAGATGATGGTATTTATATCTTAGTAAAAGAGGTACTCGATAATTCCATAGATGAATTTGTAATGGGTACTGGTAAAACCATCGAAGTTTCTATTCAAGGAAATAAAGTTATTGTTAGAGATTACGGACGTGGTATTCCATTAGGTAAAGTTGTAGATGTGGTATCTAAAATGAATACTGGTGGTAAATACGATTCTAGAGCTTTTAAAAAATCAGTTGGATTAAATGGTGTTGGTACTAAAGCAGTAAATGCGTTATCTACGTATTTTAGAGTAGAAAGTACACGTGATGGAAAATCAGCTTCTGCAGAATTTGAAAAAGGAAATTTAACCAATCAGGATTTTCTAGAAGAAACAACAAGAAGAAGAGGAACAAAGGTTACATTTATTGCTGATGATGCCATCTTCAAGAATTACAAGTATCGTCCAGAATATGTCATAAAATTATTAAAGAACTATGTGTACTTAAACCCAGGTTTAACCATAGTTTTTAATGGAGAGAAATTTCATTCAGAAAATGGATTAAAAGATTTACTTGAGGATAACAACAATCAAGAAGATATGATGTATCCTATTATCCATTTGAAAGGAGACGATATTGAAGTTGCTATGACACATAGTAAAACTCAATATTCAGAGGAATATCATTCATTTGTTAACGGTCAGAATACAACTCAAGGAGGAACGCATCAAGCTGCCTTTAGAGAAGCTGTAGTAAAAACTATTCGTGAGTTCTATGGTAAGAATTTTGATGCTTCTGATGTACGTAAATCTATAATTGCAGCCATTTCTATTAAAGTAATGGAACCTGTTTTTGAAAGTCAAACCAAAACGAAACTAGGTTCTACTGAAATGGGAGGAGATTTACCTACGGTAAGAACCTATATTAATGATTTTATAAAAACGAAACTTGATAATTTCTTACATAAAAACCAAGAAATTGCTGAGATTCTTCAAAAGAAGATTTTACAAGCAGAGAAGGAGCGTAAGGAGTTATCTGGAATTAGAAAGTTAGCTCGTGATCGTGCTAAAAAAGCGAGTTTACATAATAAGAAATTAAGAGATTGTAGAATCCATTTTGGAGATACAAAAAAAGAAGATTATTTAAATACGACCTTATTCATTACCGAGGGAGATTCTGCATCGGGATCAATAACAAAGTCTAGAAATGTAAACACACAGGCTGTATTTAGTTTAAAAGGAAAGCCTTTAAATTCATATGGATTAACAAAGAAAATTGTATATGAAAATGAAGAGTTTAACTTATTACAAGCCGCATTAAATATCGAAGATGGTTTAGAAGGATTACGCTATAACAATATTGTAATTGCAACGGATGCCGATGTCGATGGAATGCACATTCGATTACTATTGATTACATTCTTCTTACAATTCTTCCCAGAAGTAATTAAAGAAGGTCACCTATATATCTTAGAAACTCCATTATTTAGAGTTCGAAACAAAAAGGAAACGCATTACTGTTACTCGGAAACAGAAAAGCAAGAAGCGATTCAAAAATTAAGAGGTAAACCAGAGATTACACGATTTAAAGGATTAGGGGAAATTTCACCTAACGAGTTTGTTTACTTTATTGGAGAGGATATGCGTTTAGATCCTGTAATGTTAGATAAGGATATGTCTATAGATCAGATGCTACAATTCTACATGGGGAAAAATACACCAGACCGACAAAAATTTATTATCGAAAACTTAAAAGTAGAACAAGATTTAGTGACTACAGAGGAATAA
- a CDS encoding ABC transporter permease, with the protein MEAIRKIFATKEEETTTEVTTLKEDTKKVELTFFESGYGSSKQSSGNHKVFKACLTNVYMDYKSKCAEDEQLQNKLKEPHIQERGRKEIELKKRQIVKGILGDTISSDKEKIKECEFEIIDIRENSTKYVDSDRKPKAQFYLGLTVLIPITFYLLVFYISASFSAFFKNFENDVLSTAIFDGNAFSKALSHGVLEAIFVITIPFAFMGLGYLIHMFQKHKGWLSYVKIGALFIITFIFDAILAYQIEMKIYDFNKTPGSPDFNMSIAFNKVEFWGIIFAGFVVYIIWGLVFDFIMKEYESIDKIKVFIRGKRETIENFKRSISEGTKKLNDVKKEIGELEARIFDIQQTIDGYIFPNKRYLTYHAEYVKGWYLAISDNFENLKKRNDLLTNCEAIEKEHLQHYDLTNENTEGIIYKSQLN; encoded by the coding sequence ATGGAAGCTATAAGAAAAATATTTGCGACAAAAGAGGAAGAAACTACTACCGAAGTAACAACGCTTAAAGAAGATACTAAAAAGGTTGAATTAACTTTTTTTGAAAGTGGATATGGATCTTCCAAACAATCATCTGGAAACCATAAAGTATTTAAAGCATGTTTAACAAATGTATATATGGATTATAAATCTAAATGTGCAGAAGATGAGCAATTACAAAACAAATTAAAAGAACCACATATTCAAGAGAGAGGAAGAAAAGAGATAGAATTAAAAAAGAGACAAATTGTAAAAGGAATTTTAGGTGATACTATTTCATCGGATAAAGAAAAAATTAAAGAATGTGAATTTGAAATTATAGATATTCGAGAAAACTCAACAAAGTATGTAGATTCAGATCGAAAACCTAAAGCACAATTTTATTTAGGGTTAACAGTACTCATTCCAATTACATTTTACTTACTGGTATTTTATATTTCAGCGTCCTTTTCAGCCTTTTTCAAAAACTTTGAAAACGATGTGTTATCTACTGCAATTTTCGATGGAAATGCATTTTCAAAAGCATTAAGTCATGGAGTTTTAGAAGCAATATTTGTAATAACAATTCCTTTTGCATTTATGGGACTTGGATACTTAATTCACATGTTTCAAAAACACAAAGGATGGTTGTCTTATGTGAAGATAGGTGCGTTATTTATTATCACATTTATTTTCGATGCAATTTTAGCGTATCAAATTGAAATGAAGATTTATGATTTTAATAAAACACCAGGATCACCAGATTTTAACATGTCTATTGCATTTAATAAAGTAGAATTTTGGGGAATTATTTTTGCTGGTTTTGTTGTTTACATAATTTGGGGATTGGTATTTGATTTTATCATGAAAGAATATGAAAGTATAGATAAGATTAAAGTATTTATTAGAGGGAAAAGAGAAACTATAGAAAACTTTAAAAGATCAATTTCAGAAGGAACTAAAAAGCTAAATGATGTAAAGAAAGAAATAGGTGAATTGGAGGCAAGAATATTCGATATTCAACAAACTATAGATGGGTATATTTTTCCCAATAAACGCTACTTAACATATCACGCAGAATATGTGAAAGGTTGGTATTTAGCTATAAGCGACAACTTTGAAAACCTCAAAAAACGTAATGATTTACTTACAAATTGCGAAGCAATAGAAAAAGAACATTTACAACATTATGATTTAACTAATGAGAATACTGAAGGAATCATTTATAAATCACAACTAAACTAA
- a CDS encoding DUF6804 family protein, with protein sequence MEYYTFQKGFNTSCALALFIGIANLPIQYYSFLRILTFVGCILIFFHKKTSLVWKLPFMPIAILFNPIFPMYLYLKSYWIPMDIIAGILFLLISYYGYGEKQKKKKNEAKETQQKIKNRNMYNIKY encoded by the coding sequence ATGGAATATTATACTTTTCAAAAAGGATTTAATACTTCTTGCGCTTTAGCCTTATTCATAGGAATAGCCAATCTACCTATTCAATATTATTCTTTTTTAAGAATACTAACTTTTGTAGGGTGCATACTGATATTTTTTCATAAAAAAACCTCCTTAGTTTGGAAACTGCCTTTTATGCCGATAGCTATACTATTCAATCCAATTTTTCCAATGTATTTATATCTAAAATCGTATTGGATTCCAATGGATATTATAGCTGGAATACTGTTTTTATTGATTAGTTATTATGGATATGGTGAAAAACAAAAGAAAAAGAAAAATGAAGCCAAAGAAACACAACAAAAAATAAAGAATAGAAACATGTACAATATAAAATACTAG
- the yidD gene encoding membrane protein insertion efficiency factor YidD: MKQFLLVGIRLYWFLKPRNKTPCCIFRKSCSNYVFEITEQKGFWKGIRALKFRFKNCRGGFKIYRNPKSEQIEMILPDKTIINEKDIAERLLK; this comes from the coding sequence ATGAAACAATTTTTATTAGTTGGTATTCGACTTTATTGGTTTTTAAAGCCAAGAAATAAAACACCTTGCTGTATATTCAGAAAGTCATGCTCCAATTATGTTTTTGAAATTACAGAGCAAAAAGGTTTTTGGAAAGGAATAAGAGCACTTAAATTCCGATTTAAAAATTGTCGGGGTGGGTTTAAAATATACAGAAACCCCAAAAGTGAACAAATTGAAATGATTTTGCCAGATAAAACGATCATTAATGAAAAAGATATAGCTGAAAGATTATTAAAATGA
- a CDS encoding response regulator has translation MFKKILIAEDKDHESNGVVKSLEESLENTKLDYAQYCDEAFLKFKKALQINEPFDLIISDLSFIDNPHEQRLYTGEDLITAVKELQPDLKTIIFSIEDRAYRVKQLCKDLDLNGYVWKSTNALKDLKKAIREVKDGNFFISPQLSHALRTKETFEVTSYDVFILKQLAEGLDQKEISEALKSQQIKPASISSVEKRLKLLKENFNANNPTQLVAITKDFGLI, from the coding sequence ATGTTCAAAAAAATACTAATAGCAGAAGATAAAGATCATGAGTCTAATGGTGTGGTGAAATCATTAGAAGAAAGTTTAGAAAATACAAAGTTAGATTATGCACAGTATTGTGATGAGGCGTTCTTGAAATTTAAAAAGGCTTTACAAATAAATGAACCTTTTGATTTAATAATTAGTGATTTGTCATTTATCGATAATCCACATGAACAGCGATTGTATACAGGAGAAGACTTAATTACTGCAGTTAAAGAATTACAACCTGACTTAAAAACAATTATATTTTCAATCGAAGACAGAGCCTATCGAGTAAAACAGTTATGTAAAGATTTAGATTTAAATGGTTATGTGTGGAAATCTACAAATGCACTAAAAGACTTAAAAAAGGCTATCAGAGAAGTTAAAGATGGAAACTTTTTCATTTCTCCACAATTGTCACATGCATTACGCACAAAAGAAACTTTTGAAGTGACCTCTTATGATGTTTTCATTTTAAAACAATTAGCTGAAGGGTTAGATCAAAAAGAAATTAGTGAAGCGTTAAAAAGTCAACAGATAAAACCTGCAAGCATTAGTTCTGTAGAAAAACGATTAAAGCTATTAAAAGAAAACTTTAATGCAAATAATCCTACACAATTAGTAGCCATAACAAAAGATTTTGGATTGATTTAA